Genomic DNA from Streptomyces sp. PCS3-D2:
CCATCCCATCAGCAGTCAGGCCTCCCGGCCGACCAACGGGGGCACGGTCTGACCACAGAACTCGCAATGGCTCGGAGGTACGGAGTGCTCACCCGCTGGCAGCTACGAACCGTAGTCTCCTACGGCCCGACGAGACCCATTAGAGGTCCGGCCACCGTCCGGTCCGGCGCAATGCTGGACAGTTCGCGGGCGGCAGGTCTGCATAACGTGGATGCGCGAGCACGACACCCGAGCCGAGGCCGGCACCGTCAACACCCCCTGGGAAGGGGCACGATGTTCGAGATCGAAGACGTGGGCGTGTTCCTGGGCCTGGACGTCGGCAAGAGCAGCCATCACGGTCATGGGCTCACCCCGGGCGGGAAGAAGGTCTTCGACAAGCAGCTGCCCAACAGCGAGCCCAAGCTGCGGGCCGTCTTCGACAAACTGACCGCGAAGTTCGGCACCGTGCTGGTGATCGTGGACCAGCCCGCCTCCATCGGCGCCCTGCCACTGACCGTCGCCCGCGACGCGGGCTGCCAGGTCGCCTACCTGCCCGGACTGGCGATGCGCCGGATCGCCGACCTCTACCCGGGCGAGGCCAAGACCGACGCCAAGGACGCCGCCGTCATCGCGGACGCCGCCCGGACGATGCCGCACACCCTGCGCTCGCTGGAGCTGACCGACCAGATCACCGCCGAGCTGACCGTGCTCGTCGGCTTCGACCAGGACCTGGCCGCCGAGGCCACCCGCACCTCCAACCGGATACGGGGCCTGCTCACCCAGTTCCACCCCAGCCTGGAACGCGTCCTGGGCCCGCGCCTGGACCACCAGGCCGTGACCTGGCTGCTGGAGCGCTACGGATCCCCAGCCGCCCTGCGCAAGGCCGGACGCCGCAGACTCGTCGAGCTGATCCGTCCAAAGGCCCCGCGCATGGCCACCAGGCTGATCGACGACGTCTTCAACGCGCTCGACGAGCAGACCGTCGTCGTTCCCGGGACCGGCACCCTCGACATCGTCATCCCCTCCCTGGCCGCCTCGCTGGCCGCTGTCCACACCCAGCGCCGGGCGATGGAAGCCCAGATCAACGCCCTGCTGGAGGCTCACCCTCTTTCCCCGGTCCTGACGTCGATGCCCGGCGTCGGCGTCAGGACCGCCGCCGTCCTGCTGGTCACCGTCGGCGACGGCACCAGCTTCCCCACCGCCGCCCACCTCGCCTCCTACGCCGGCCTCGCCCCCACCACGAAGCAGTCCGGGACCTCGATCCACATCGAACACGCACCCCGAGGCGGAAACCGGCAGCTCAAACGGGCGATGTTTCTCTCCGCCTTCGCCTGCATGAACGCCGACCCGGCCTCCCGCGCCTACTACGACAAGCAACGAGCACGCGGCAAAACCCACACCCAGGCCCTCCTCCGCCTCGCCCGCCAACGCATCAGCGTCCTGTTCGCCATGCTCCGCGACGGCACCTTCTACGAATCCCGGACACCGACGGACATCGAGCTCGCCGCTTAGCCTCAGCGAGCCCGAACCACCCGAAACCCGACACAGATGCCTTGACGAAAGACATAGAGGCACCCCCCAGGGAGCATATGTCGCATTTCTAACAGATCTCCTGACGGAAGGCATGTCATGAAGTTCGCAGTCATGGGCGGTACCGGGCTGATCGGGTCGCGGCCTCGCCGCTCATCGCGCTGCCCTCGGCGTCGGGGCGGCCCCGCGGACGGGCGCCGGGCCGGACGCCCGGCCCAGGCCCGCGGCTGGTCGGCGTACGCACGTCCTTCACCAGCCCATCTGCGCATAGGCACGGCCCTCGGCGATGCTGCTGATGGCTGTCCGGGTGTAGGAGACGAGACGGTCCGGAAGCTCGTGGGTCGGCCACCACTTCCAGGTCAGGCACTTGTCCGGCTCGCGGACCTCGGGGGTGCCCTCCCAGCGGCGTGCCCGGAAGACGAGTTGCATCAAGGGCAGGCTGCCCGGGGCGTCGACGACATGGACGACGTGCGCGAGCTCGACGTCAGCGGCGTCGATGACCAGCCCCGCCTCCTCCCACGCCTCGCGGACCAGGCACGCGAGGGCGGACTCCTGCTCGCACCGACCGGCGAGGTAGTGCCAGGTGTCGCCCGCGTACTTCACATCGGGGTGACGCAGGCCGAGCAGCACCCGGCCTTCGGCGTCTTCGATGTGGAGGTGGACCCCGACGCCGTTCAGCACCACCCGCTCGCCCCCGTCCCACACCGGAGGAGCCACGGCCCGGCCGTCGCCCGGAGGGTTCGCGGCGGCGTGCCGGTGAATCAGAGCACGGGTGGCGGGGCTCAGCCGCAGCCGGTCCAGATCATCGGGCGCGAACCAGCGCAGCAGCACACCCTCGTGCAGCGTGAGATGGTCGGGATTGCCGCGCCACCGGCCGGCGAAGACCCGGACGGGGACGCTGAGGCCGTCGATGCTGGTGGCGTCCTCCACGGCGTAGGGCGTGAGGTCCTCAAGGTGGAGGTCGGGCACCTCCTCGGACAGCTCCCGCAGCAGCGTGCCCTCAAGGCTCCGGTCCCCGTGCGTACGCCCGCCGCCGAGGAGTGCGAACGCCCCCGACTCCCAGATGACACCGGGCTTGTGGTCGCGCAAATGGAGCAGGTAACGGCCGGCCCCGTCGTGGATGAGCGCGGAGGCGTTCACCGGCTCCGGCCGGCCGTCCAGGCGTGCCTGGAGGAGCTTCGCGCGCAGGGTCGGCGAGGTGACCTCCGGCTGTGGGAGCCACTGGGCGCCGGACGCCCCCACGTCCTGCAACGCGATCGCCGGCGGCTCCTCGCCGGCGAGGTAGAAGACGTAGCGGACGTCGTGGTGGCGGTGGGCCGGTTCGCCCGTGGCGGGGTTGGCGTCGACATCGTGGACGCCGATGTCGATCGGAGAGCCGAGCAGCTGCCGGGTCAGGCACAGGGCGCCCGGCGCGATCCCGGCCTGCTCCGACACCTCGCGCAGCGCCGCGGCGAGCAGTGTCCGGTCCTCGGGCTCGATGCGGCCGCCCGGGGCGGAGATGAGGCCGCCGGTGGCCCGGAGCGGGGTGCGCAGCACCCGGCCCTGCCGGTCGATCACGACGGCGCTGCACGTGACGTGCCCGGGCAGCGTCGTCCGGGCGGTCGTGTCGACGGGCCGGTCCAGGGCGGCGAGCAGCCCGGCCAGGGCGTCGCGCTCGCCGGGGTGGCGGTAGAGGTAGTCCTCGACGGTCCTGCGGACTGCGGTGGGGCTGGGGGGCATGTGACTGATCTCGCCTTCGACGGAATGGGGCGGTACGGCCGGCCGGGCTGGAGGAAGTCGTGCTGGCGGATCAGCTCACCGTCTCGTGACCGGAGGGCTGGGTGCCGCGGGGCCTGGGAACCGGGTCGGGTACGGGCGCCTGCCCGTACTGGGCGGCCTGGGCGGCCTGGGCGGTGAACATCCCCTGGTACAGGCCGCCCGTGCGGGCCATCAGATCCTCGTGGGTGCCGTCCTCGACGACACAGCCTTGATCGAGGACGTGGATGTGGTCGGCGTGCATGGTCGCGGCGGTGGCGACCACGCCGAGAGCACTGTGGTCGCCACCGCCGCGACCGCGAGCACGACCCGGGACGGCAGCGCGTCGTGGAGCTTGTCCACGGTGGGACCGTCGGCGAACCACTGCGCCAGGACGCCGTTGACCGCGACCAGCCCCCCACGCTGCCGTGGCGCCCTGCCCGAGCTCGGCCGACACAACCCCCAACAGGGCGCGCCGGTCCGCCTTCCAGCCGGTGCGCAGCACCATGCCCACCATGTGCGGCAGCGCGGCCGCCATGCGCCCGAACTTCATCCGGGTCAGCGGCCCTTCGTGACGGACGTAGGACTGGTCGTAGCGCAGTCGGCCGCCGTACAGCTCCCGCTCGGCATCCGACATACTCTCCGTGTCTTCGACCCTCGGGCCGCTTCCGATCGTGTCGCTGCCCGGTTCGACCGGCGTCAACGTGTTCCCCCTTCGTGGGCATGGTGGCGTCCCCGTGTTCAACGACGCCGCGGGATTTCGAGCACCTGTTCCTTTCGGACGCGTTGCGCACCCTGTGATTCAGCGGTTTCCCGAAGGTGCGCAGTGCACCGACCCTTGCCGCGCAAGAACTGTCGGTCGGGGTGGATTGGCCGAAACGCCGACGTTCCGCCGCAGCGGCAGCACGCGGTCAGCAACAGCTCTCGCCTGATCCCTCGCTTGTGCGTTGTCGCCAGCCGACCCGTGCGCGGGGGGCCGGGGTGACCAGGGGCACCTGGCCCGTGAGGGGCATCGGTCTGTGTCCAGCCGTTCGTGGGACACTTCGCCGGGGATTCCAGGTCCTGTTGGAACCGATGGGTCGCGTAGCGACGGAGACGGCTCAGACCGCGGTCGATGGTGGCCGGGGTTTAAGCGAGGTTGATCCGCCGGAGCCGACTACCGGATGACAGCGCCTCCCGGGTGGCGGTGGTGCCGCCGTAGGCAGCAGTCGGCACGGTTGCCCGGCCGTTCCGCGGGGAGGCGGGCCCGAATCGCCTGGTTCCTCGGCCCGAACACCGGCTCCGAACCCCCCAGGGCTACGGAGCCGGCCCGGCTGGAGTCGGGCCCGTACCCGCCTTATCGAGTCGTCCGCACCCTCGGGGCCGGTTGCGCGCGGGGGACGGCGCCGGCTCATGCAGGGCTCCGACGATGGTGCGTAGGGGGCGGACACACACGGCGCATCCCGCCCTGACGAAGGCGCCCCGGGGACGGGAACAGCGACGGGGAGGAGGTCAGTACAGGCCTTCGGGGGCCGAACTGGTGGTCTGGAGGGGGCGGACGTTGGCGACGCCGTCGGAGGGCCAGTGTCCGCTGCGATGGCGGAGCGCCTGGTCGCGTTCCAGGATGTTGGGGAGGAAGAGGTCCTCGTGGAGGACGGTCAGCCGGACCTGGCCGACCGAGCCGGGCGCGACCGGGGCGGCGGGGTCGTCCTTGTCCACCACCGCCATGGTGACCTCCGGGTAGTTCGGGACGTAGCTGATGAGTTCGCCGTCCCGCTCGACGTCCAGGCAGGCCGCGTTGCCGAAGGTGTTGCCGTACGTCAGTCCGCAGATCCCGCCCTCCAGGGCGGCGGTGAAGGTCCGGTACATGTCGCCGCTGATCTGGGTGCCGCTCAGGCGTACGCCGTCGAGGGCGGCGACCAGTTCCGGCCGGCGCTGGCGGAGGGCCTGGAAGAGGGCGGGGGTGGTGTTGAGGTAGTGGACCCGGCCCTGCCGGAGCACGTCGGTGATCTGCTCCAGCAGGTGGGTGGTGTAGTCGCCGACCTCGGCCAGCCGTCCGGCCCGGATGAGGCGCTTGACCCACCGCGGGTCCATGTCCACGGCGTACACCTGGCCGGCGTGGAGTTCCGAGACCTCCCGGACGCCGTTGCCGATCAGGTGCGGTCCGGTGGGGGTGGCCTGGAGCCAGGCGCGGCCCGGCGCGAAGCCCTCCCGTACGAAGGACCAGCGGCGCCAGATCGCCCGGTGCAGCAGCATGTCCGAGGTGTAGAACACCCGGCAGGGGGTGCCGGTGGTGCCGCCGCTGTCCCAGACCCGCCCGGCGAGCGGCCGGGGCACGGCCAGCGGGACGAGGTCCGCCGGGTCCTCCTCGCGGAGGCGGTCGAGCGGGAACGGGCCGAAGGCCGTGAGCTCGTCGTAGCGGGTGATGTCGCGCGGGTCGAAGTCCAGCTTGGCGGCGCGGCCCAGCCAGTAGGGGCTGCCGGCCACCGGGTCGAAGTGCCGCCGGACCACGGTACGGGTCCACGCGTCGAGGTCGGTGTCCAGCCGGCGCGCGACGTAGGCGTCCGGGTCGACGGGGGTGCCGGGGTCGGCGCGGGTGGCGGCGGTCATGACAGCGCCGTGGCGCCGGTGAGGTCGATGCCGAGGTCGTAGGCGGTGGTCAGGGCCTGCTCGATGTGCTCCGGCCGCTCGATGTGCACCACCGGGAAGGGGAACGCGAGGATGCCTTCGGGGATCGACGGGCCCATCACGAGGCCGAGCTGTACACCGTGCTCCTTCATGCCGTCGTAGACGTCGACCAGGCTGATCGGATCCGTGGAGTTGCGCTGGAAGAGGTCCCGGACGTCGTCCGCGGAGCGCAGGACCTTGGGTTCCAGGCAGGACAGCAGGGGGATTTCGGGGTCCGTGAAGGGAATCGCATCGATGCGCGGGGCCATGAACTCGCGGTAGGGGCGGCGCAGCGGGGTGTGGACGGCGATGGTACGCCCCGGGAGCGGGACGACCGTGCCCGGGGGGACCTCGGCGGCGAGGGCGCCGAGGGCGTCGGCCCGGCCGGCGAGCATCATGATGCGCTGGGTGCCGTCGACGGTGGGGCCGAAGTCGCCCGCCAGGTAGACGCCGGGGACGTTCTCGCCGGGGTGGGCGGGGGCGCCTTCGGCGAGGGAGCCGAAGGCGATGGCTATGCCCTGCTGCGGGGCGTCGGCGGGCGGTTCGGGGGTGTCGCGTGAGCCCGCCAGCATCTCGAAGAGCTCGCGCCGTCCCAGCGATCCGGCGAGGCAACTGGCGGTCATCGCGCCGAGGCTGAGGCCGCCGATGGCCGCGGGGCGCAGGCCGAACGACGCGAGGACGTCATGGACGCCGATCGCGAGGGCGGCCTCGCGGACGGTGCCGACGCTCTGGCGCTCCTCCTGGGGGGTCGGCAGGTCCTCCTTCAGGATCTGTCCGACCGTGAGCCCCGTCCAGGCAGAGACCTGCTCGTACCAGCTTTGCACGACCGGGTAGGTCCGGTAGAGCTCCAGGCCGTGCGGTTCGGTCCCGACGCCGCCGCCGAACAGGTACCCCAAACTCATGACAGCTCCCGTGAATTGTGTGAAAGGAGGGAACAATGCCGCCCCACCGTAGTGCAGTCGGGCTTCCGCTGCCAGCAGCCTGCCGCAGAATCCGACCTTCGACAGGAAGATCGGACGGCCGTCTCGTGGCGCGATATCGATACGCTATTCCGGTCTGGGAAAATACGTCGGACGCATACCGCCGGAGGGCGCTTCCGGACCTTCGGAAGAGCATTTAGGAGGTTGACCCGGGGGCGGTCCGTCCGTACGCGCTTCCCTACGCCTCAAGAAATTCCGGGAGGACGCGGGGTGGCCAGGTGCCGACGCTCAGGACGCCGAGGGAGTGCGCCCGGGAGACCAGAGCGGCCCGGTTCACGACCTGGAAATGACGGAGCATCAAACCGATGCGGTATTCGACACCTTGTCGGCTCAGATAAAGCGATGCCGCGAGCCGGGCGGTCGAGGTGCCGATCGCGATGCCTTCGAGGATGCGGACGTCCAGGGCGGCCAGCCGTCCGATGCCCGCGCGGTCGGGAGACCCCCCGGCCGCCGGCCCCCGGTCCCGCAGTCCGGCGTCGTGCGCGTGCCCGGACCGCGCCGTCGGCCCGGACCGGGGCCGGGCGTCGCTTGCGGTGGACAACGGCGTCATCCTCGGCACCCCCTGCTCCTGCTGTTCCTGCTGTTCCTGCTGTCCTAGGCCTCAGGCGCGCGGCGTGGCGGCGAAGTGCTCGCGCAGCGTGCCGATCACGCCGTCCGGGCGGCTGCTCAGGTAGAAGTGGCCGCCGGGGAAGACCTTGAGGTCGAAGGCGGCCGTGGTACGGGCGCGCCAGGCGGCGGCTTCGGGCAGCGGCGTCCAGGGGTCCTGGTCCCCCGTCAGGGCGGTGACCGGGCAGGTGACGGCGGAGCCGTGGTCGGCCCGGTAGGCCTGCAGCGCCCGGTAGTCGCCGCGCAGCGCGGGCAGCACCATGCCCAGCAGCTCCTCGTCCTCCAGGAGGCGCGCGTCGGTGCCGCTCATGGCCTTGACCTCGGCGATGATGCCGTCGTCGTCGAGCGGGTGGGACGGTTCCGGGCCGTCGGCGGCAGGGCCAGGGCGGCCGGAGACGAAGAGGTGGTCGACGCGGCCGCCCGCCCGCTCGATGCGCCGGACCACCTCGAAGGCGACGAGCGCGCCCATGCTGTGCCCGAAGAGGGTGAGGGGGAGGTCGTCCCAGCGGGCCAGTGCCCGGGCCACCTCGTCGGCCATCAGGTGCAGGTCCTCGGCGGCACGCTCCCCCCGGCGGTCCTGCCGTCCGGGGTACTGCACGGCCAGCAGGTCGACCGTGTCGCGCAGTTCGGCGGAGACCGGGAAATAGAAACTCGCCGAGCCGCCGGCGTGCGGAAAGCAGACCAGCCGCCGGGTGGCCGTCGGCGAGGGATGGAAGCGGCGGCACCACAGGTCGCTGTCCAGAGAGAGGGAAGTCATGTAGGTCGTTCTTTCCTTTCGGCGAAATCCGCTCGGTGCCGGTGGGCGGAGTGTGGTGATCATGCGCAACGTCATCCGTACCGACCGGTAGGCGCTATTGAGGGCGCGGTGATCAGCCGGTCACGTGCCGCGCATATCCCACCCTGCCATGCCACTTGTAAAGTCAGCAAGGGCGCGTCGTGCAGACCGGCCAGTTCACAGGTCGCGTTCAGTTCCGGCTATTTCCGCGGTGAATGGCGGGATCGTTGCGGTGCGCGGCAGTCCTGTGGGATTTACTGGGCGCCCACTTCAGCAGCAACGGTCCGGCCGGGCCGCGCGCCGCGGATCCGGCCGAGGAGGCGAGGAACACCTCATGGCAAGGCTGTACGCCGTCAGCGACCTCCACGTGGCCCATCCGAAGAACAGGGCGATCGTCGAGGGAATGTTCCCCGTCGACGAGGAGGACTGGCTGCTGCTGGCCGGGGACGTGGGCGAGCTGGCCGCGGACGTGGAGTGGGTGCTGCGGCTGCTGGCCGACCGGTTCTCGACGGTGGTGTGGGTGCCGGGCAACCACGAACTGTGGACCCATCCGTCGGACCCGGTGCGGCTGCGCGGCGATTACCGGTACCGGTATCTGGTGGACCTGTGCCGGAGCCTGGGCATCCGTACGCCCGAGGACCCGTACCCGGTGTGGACCGGGCCGGGTGGGCCGGTGACGATCGCGCCGCTGTTCCTGCTGTACGACTACAGCTTCCTGCCGCCCGGGGTGGCGGACGCGGGGGCCGCGCTGGCATTGGCCGAGACGGCCGGGGTGGTGTGCAGCGACGAGTTCCTGCTGCACCCGGACCCGTACCCGACGCGGGCCGCCTGGTGCCGGGAGCGGGTCGCCGCCACCGAGGCGCGCCTGGCCGCCTGCGACCCCGCGCTGCCGACGCTGCTGGTGAACCACTTCCCGCTGATCAGGAAGCCCACGGAGGTGCTGCGGCACCAGGAGTTCGCGCTGTGGTGCGGGACCACGGCGAGCGCGGACTGGCCGGTGCGCTACCGGGCGTCGGCCGTGGTCTACGGGCACCTGCACATTCCGCGGACCATCCACGCGGATGGGGTCCGGCACCAGGAGGTGTCCCTCGGCTACCCGCGCGAGTGGCAGCACTGGGGCAAGCCGGACCCGCTGCTGCGCGAGGTCTTCCCCGCCGGGGAGCGGCCGTGACGGGTGGCCGCCGATGATCGAGGACCTGTTGTCGGCGTCGGTCGAGGTGGCGGAATCGCTGGGGGACCCTCCGGGGTCGGAGCTGTTCCCGGAGGAGGAACTGCTGGTGGCACACGTGGTGGAGCAGCGCCGGCGGGAGTTCACCACGGGCCGGCGGTGCGCCCGGCAGGCGCTGGCCCGACTGGGGCTGCCCCGGACGCCGCTGCTGGCCGGTCCGCGCGGGGAGCCGCTGTGGCCCGACGGGGTGGTCGGGGCGATCAGCCACTGCGACGGGTACCGGGCGGCCGCGGTGGCCCGCCGCAGCGACCTGCTGGCCCTCGGGATGGATGCGGAGCCGGACGGTCCGCTGCCGGACGGGGTGCTCGACGCCGTGACCGTCGCCGGGGAGCGGGCCGCGCTGGCGAACTGCCGGCGGGCGGCGCCGGGGGTGTGCTGGGACCGGGTGCTCTTCAGCGCCAAGGAGTCCGTGTACAAGGCATGGTTCCCGCTGACGGGGCGGCCGCTGGACTTCCTCGACGCGTTCGTGCGGCTGGACCCCGTACGGGGCGTGTTCTCCGCCGCGTTGACCGTGCCCGCCCACCGGGTCGCGGACGGCCCGTCGATCAGCGGTTTCACCGGGCGCTGGGCCGTGGTGGGCGGTCTGGTGCTGACCGCGGTGATGGTTCCCCACAGCGTCAACCCGGCCCGATGGCAACACATGAGGCTCTAGGGATGTGTCTAGACATGACGGGGCCGCGTTGACCCGCACCTGGTCACACAAGACGCTGAAGGCAGTCTTTCCCACCGGTCGTACGACACAGAGGAATCCCCCCTTGAACTTCCTGTTGCTGGGCCCGCTTTCCGTCCGGCTGAACGCACGTGAGGTGCACGTGTCGGCGCCGAGGCAGCGCGTGGTCATGGCAGCGCTCCTCCTCAACGCCAACCGGGTGATCTCGGTGGACCGGATCGCCGAGTACGTCTGGGACGGTGCTCCGCCGCCGAGCGCCGCCGCGACCGTCCGCACCTACGTGATGCGGCTGCGCCAGTCGCTCGGCGAGCACGCCTCCGCCCGGATCCTCACTCGGGCGCCCGGCTACCTCCTCGAACTCGGCGAGCACGAGAGCGATCTGGGCCAGTTCACGGCCCACCGCCGGCGCGCGGCCGAGTTGTCCGAGCGCGGGGACCTGGAAGGGGCTTCCGCCGAACTGGCCGCGGCGCTCGCCCTGTGGCGCGAGGAGCCGCTGGCCGACATCCCCTCCCGGACGCTGCGCGACGTCGAGGGGCGCTACCTGCAAGAGCTGCGCTTACAGACCATGGAGCTGCGCTTCGACGCGGAGCTGGCGCTGCTGCGGCACGCCGAGCTGATGCCCGAACTGGTGCGGATCGTCCGCAAACACCCCTTGCGCGAGGCCCTGGTAGGCAAGCTGATGCTGGCGCTGTTCCGTTCAGGACGGCAGTCGGAGGCCCTGGACCTCTACCGGCGCACCCGGGTACTGCTCGTCGAACAGCTCGGCGCCGAGCCGGGCGCCGATCTACGCGAGATCCAGCGGCACATCCTCTCCGTCCACGACCGCCCCCGTACGCCGGGCCCCGCGGAGCCGTCCGCGGCGGCGCCGGAGCCGGCCGCAGCACCGGGCTCGGACACCGCCTGGGAGCGGGCGGGCCGGCCCCGGCCGGCGCAGCTGCCCTCGGTGCCGCCGCTGCTGTCGGCGCACACGGGCGCGATGGCCCGGCTGGAGCACTTCCTCACCACCCGCGCGCAGCCCGCGGGCACGGTGGCGACCGCGGTGGTGACCGGCCGCGGCGGCGTCGGCAAGAGCGCACTGGCCCTGCACACCGCCCATGCCGTGCGCGAATCCTCGGTGGACGGCCAGCTGTACGCCGACCTCGGCGCGGGCACCCCGCCGCTGACCGCGCACGCGGTGCTGCCCCGGTTCCTCGCGGACCTCGGAGTCCCCCGGGACGAGATACCCGAGGATGCCTCCGAACGAGAGAGCCTGTACCGCTCGCTGACCTCGGGCCGCCGACTGTTGGTCGTCCTCGACAACGCGTCCTCGACCGCGCAGATACGGCCGCTGATACCGGGCAGCGGGGGGAGCAGGCTGCTGGTGACCAGCCGACGGCGGCTGGCCGACCTGGAGGGCGCGCACACCCTCGTCCTCCCCCCGCTGGACGAGGCCGGGTCGCTGGAGCTGCTGGGGAGCATCGTCGGACCGGCCAGGGTCGGCGCCGAACCGCGGGCGGCCCGTACGGTGCTGGCGGTGTGCGCGGGTCTGCCGCTGGCCATCCGGATCGCGGGGACCAGGCTGCTGGAGCGCCCGCACTGGAGCATCGGGCACTTCGCGCGGCGGCTGACGGAGGCGCCGCGGCTGCTGGACGAGCTGTGCGCGGGCGACCTCGGGGTCCGCCCCTGTCTCGACGCCGACCACGCCGGGCTCCGGCGGCCGGCGTCGGCCGGTGTCGATCCGGCCGAGGTGTTCATCGCGCTGGGGGCCGCCGGGGACTGCTCCGTGTCCGGCACCCGGGTCGCGGTGCTGTTCGGCTGCTCCGAGGCGCAGGCCGAGGAGGCCCTCGACGCGCTGGTCGAGGCAAATCTGCTGGGCGCCCCGCACGCGGGCCGCTACCGGCTTGACCCGCTGCTGAGGGCGTACGCCGGCGAGCACGCGCAGGCGGTGCACGACCGCCCGTTCATGCGCGCCGGG
This window encodes:
- a CDS encoding ACP S-malonyltransferase — translated: MSLGYLFGGGVGTEPHGLELYRTYPVVQSWYEQVSAWTGLTVGQILKEDLPTPQEERQSVGTVREAALAIGVHDVLASFGLRPAAIGGLSLGAMTASCLAGSLGRRELFEMLAGSRDTPEPPADAPQQGIAIAFGSLAEGAPAHPGENVPGVYLAGDFGPTVDGTQRIMMLAGRADALGALAAEVPPGTVVPLPGRTIAVHTPLRRPYREFMAPRIDAIPFTDPEIPLLSCLEPKVLRSADDVRDLFQRNSTDPISLVDVYDGMKEHGVQLGLVMGPSIPEGILAFPFPVVHIERPEHIEQALTTAYDLGIDLTGATALS
- a CDS encoding thioesterase II family protein, which encodes MTSLSLDSDLWCRRFHPSPTATRRLVCFPHAGGSASFYFPVSAELRDTVDLLAVQYPGRQDRRGERAAEDLHLMADEVARALARWDDLPLTLFGHSMGALVAFEVVRRIERAGGRVDHLFVSGRPGPAADGPEPSHPLDDDGIIAEVKAMSGTDARLLEDEELLGMVLPALRGDYRALQAYRADHGSAVTCPVTALTGDQDPWTPLPEAAAWRARTTAAFDLKVFPGGHFYLSSRPDGVIGTLREHFAATPRA
- a CDS encoding NUDIX domain-containing protein; the protein is MPPSPTAVRRTVEDYLYRHPGERDALAGLLAALDRPVDTTARTTLPGHVTCSAVVIDRQGRVLRTPLRATGGLISAPGGRIEPEDRTLLAAALREVSEQAGIAPGALCLTRQLLGSPIDIGVHDVDANPATGEPAHRHHDVRYVFYLAGEEPPAIALQDVGASGAQWLPQPEVTSPTLRAKLLQARLDGRPEPVNASALIHDGAGRYLLHLRDHKPGVIWESGAFALLGGGRTHGDRSLEGTLLRELSEEVPDLHLEDLTPYAVEDATSIDGLSVPVRVFAGRWRGNPDHLTLHEGVLLRWFAPDDLDRLRLSPATRALIHRHAAANPPGDGRAVAPPVWDGGERVVLNGVGVHLHIEDAEGRVLLGLRHPDVKYAGDTWHYLAGRCEQESALACLVREAWEEAGLVIDAADVELAHVVHVVDAPGSLPLMQLVFRARRWEGTPEVREPDKCLTWKWWPTHELPDRLVSYTRTAISSIAEGRAYAQMGW
- a CDS encoding AfsR/SARP family transcriptional regulator translates to MNFLLLGPLSVRLNAREVHVSAPRQRVVMAALLLNANRVISVDRIAEYVWDGAPPPSAAATVRTYVMRLRQSLGEHASARILTRAPGYLLELGEHESDLGQFTAHRRRAAELSERGDLEGASAELAAALALWREEPLADIPSRTLRDVEGRYLQELRLQTMELRFDAELALLRHAELMPELVRIVRKHPLREALVGKLMLALFRSGRQSEALDLYRRTRVLLVEQLGAEPGADLREIQRHILSVHDRPRTPGPAEPSAAAPEPAAAPGSDTAWERAGRPRPAQLPSVPPLLSAHTGAMARLEHFLTTRAQPAGTVATAVVTGRGGVGKSALALHTAHAVRESSVDGQLYADLGAGTPPLTAHAVLPRFLADLGVPRDEIPEDASERESLYRSLTSGRRLLVVLDNASSTAQIRPLIPGSGGSRLLVTSRRRLADLEGAHTLVLPPLDEAGSLELLGSIVGPARVGAEPRAARTVLAVCAGLPLAIRIAGTRLLERPHWSIGHFARRLTEAPRLLDELCAGDLGVRPCLDADHAGLRRPASAGVDPAEVFIALGAAGDCSVSGTRVAVLFGCSEAQAEEALDALVEANLLGAPHAGRYRLDPLLRAYAGEHAQAVHDRPFMRAG
- a CDS encoding 4'-phosphopantetheinyl transferase, with amino-acid sequence MIEDLLSASVEVAESLGDPPGSELFPEEELLVAHVVEQRRREFTTGRRCARQALARLGLPRTPLLAGPRGEPLWPDGVVGAISHCDGYRAAAVARRSDLLALGMDAEPDGPLPDGVLDAVTVAGERAALANCRRAAPGVCWDRVLFSAKESVYKAWFPLTGRPLDFLDAFVRLDPVRGVFSAALTVPAHRVADGPSISGFTGRWAVVGGLVLTAVMVPHSVNPARWQHMRL
- a CDS encoding IS110 family transposase, whose translation is MFEIEDVGVFLGLDVGKSSHHGHGLTPGGKKVFDKQLPNSEPKLRAVFDKLTAKFGTVLVIVDQPASIGALPLTVARDAGCQVAYLPGLAMRRIADLYPGEAKTDAKDAAVIADAARTMPHTLRSLELTDQITAELTVLVGFDQDLAAEATRTSNRIRGLLTQFHPSLERVLGPRLDHQAVTWLLERYGSPAALRKAGRRRLVELIRPKAPRMATRLIDDVFNALDEQTVVVPGTGTLDIVIPSLAASLAAVHTQRRAMEAQINALLEAHPLSPVLTSMPGVGVRTAAVLLVTVGDGTSFPTAAHLASYAGLAPTTKQSGTSIHIEHAPRGGNRQLKRAMFLSAFACMNADPASRAYYDKQRARGKTHTQALLRLARQRISVLFAMLRDGTFYESRTPTDIELAA
- a CDS encoding LuxR family transcriptional regulator, producing the protein MTPLSTASDARPRSGPTARSGHAHDAGLRDRGPAAGGSPDRAGIGRLAALDVRILEGIAIGTSTARLAASLYLSRQGVEYRIGLMLRHFQVVNRAALVSRAHSLGVLSVGTWPPRVLPEFLEA
- a CDS encoding arylcarboxylate reductase, whose protein sequence is MTAATRADPGTPVDPDAYVARRLDTDLDAWTRTVVRRHFDPVAGSPYWLGRAAKLDFDPRDITRYDELTAFGPFPLDRLREEDPADLVPLAVPRPLAGRVWDSGGTTGTPCRVFYTSDMLLHRAIWRRWSFVREGFAPGRAWLQATPTGPHLIGNGVREVSELHAGQVYAVDMDPRWVKRLIRAGRLAEVGDYTTHLLEQITDVLRQGRVHYLNTTPALFQALRQRRPELVAALDGVRLSGTQISGDMYRTFTAALEGGICGLTYGNTFGNAACLDVERDGELISYVPNYPEVTMAVVDKDDPAAPVAPGSVGQVRLTVLHEDLFLPNILERDQALRHRSGHWPSDGVANVRPLQTTSSAPEGLY
- a CDS encoding metallophosphoesterase; this translates as MARLYAVSDLHVAHPKNRAIVEGMFPVDEEDWLLLAGDVGELAADVEWVLRLLADRFSTVVWVPGNHELWTHPSDPVRLRGDYRYRYLVDLCRSLGIRTPEDPYPVWTGPGGPVTIAPLFLLYDYSFLPPGVADAGAALALAETAGVVCSDEFLLHPDPYPTRAAWCRERVAATEARLAACDPALPTLLVNHFPLIRKPTEVLRHQEFALWCGTTASADWPVRYRASAVVYGHLHIPRTIHADGVRHQEVSLGYPREWQHWGKPDPLLREVFPAGERP